Proteins co-encoded in one Streptomyces sp. JH34 genomic window:
- a CDS encoding cyclopropane-fatty-acyl-phospholipid synthase family protein — protein sequence MADAASRLTALAEELLGEPLPVRIRAWDGSESGPPGAPVLVLRHRRALRRLLWKPGELGLARAWVAGEIDVDGDLYAVLDAMASLLWERGADAKDSVHPVRDPKVRAFGRGLVELAGPWPPPPPPAEEVRRRTGPLHTRRRDKEAISHHYDVGNDFYAMVLGPSMVYSCAYWRDGATLEEAQRDKLDLVCRKLALKEGDRLLDVGCGWGSMAIHAAREYGARVTGVTLSTEQAAFARKRIAEEGLTDRIEIRVQDYRDVRDGPYDAISSIGMAEHVGSVRFREYADDLYALLRPGGRLLNHQIARRPEKDETAYRVDDFIDAYVFPDGELAPVGRTVATLEEAGFEARDVEAIREHYALTLRQWVANLEKHWKEAVRATSPGRARVWRLYMAASALSFEHNKIGVNQILAVRPREGGAAGVPLRARDWTASANG from the coding sequence ATGGCCGACGCCGCGTCGCGGCTGACCGCTCTTGCCGAAGAGTTGCTGGGAGAACCCCTGCCGGTCCGGATCCGGGCCTGGGACGGCAGCGAATCCGGTCCGCCGGGTGCCCCCGTCCTCGTCCTGCGCCACCGCCGTGCCCTGCGCCGACTGCTGTGGAAGCCGGGCGAACTGGGCCTGGCCCGCGCCTGGGTGGCCGGCGAGATCGACGTCGACGGTGACCTGTACGCGGTCCTGGACGCCATGGCGTCCCTGCTCTGGGAACGCGGTGCCGACGCCAAGGACAGCGTCCACCCCGTCCGCGATCCGAAGGTGCGGGCGTTCGGCCGCGGCCTCGTCGAACTGGCCGGACCCTGGCCGCCGCCGCCCCCGCCCGCCGAGGAGGTCCGCCGCCGGACCGGCCCTCTGCACACCCGGCGCCGCGACAAGGAAGCCATCAGCCACCACTACGACGTGGGCAACGACTTCTACGCCATGGTCCTCGGCCCGTCCATGGTCTACTCCTGCGCCTACTGGCGGGACGGCGCGACGCTCGAGGAAGCCCAGCGCGACAAGCTCGACCTCGTCTGCCGCAAGCTCGCCCTCAAGGAGGGCGACCGCCTCCTCGACGTCGGCTGCGGCTGGGGCTCCATGGCGATCCACGCCGCCCGTGAGTACGGGGCCCGGGTCACCGGGGTGACCCTCTCCACCGAACAGGCCGCCTTCGCCCGCAAGCGCATCGCCGAGGAGGGCCTCACCGACCGCATCGAGATCCGCGTCCAGGACTACCGGGACGTCAGGGACGGCCCGTACGACGCCATCTCCTCGATCGGCATGGCCGAGCACGTGGGGTCGGTCCGCTTCCGCGAGTACGCCGACGACCTCTACGCACTCCTCAGACCGGGGGGCCGACTGCTCAACCACCAGATCGCCCGCCGCCCGGAGAAGGACGAGACGGCCTACCGCGTCGACGACTTCATCGACGCCTACGTCTTCCCCGACGGTGAACTGGCCCCGGTGGGCCGCACCGTCGCCACCCTGGAGGAGGCCGGTTTCGAGGCCCGGGACGTCGAGGCGATCCGCGAGCACTACGCACTGACCCTGCGTCAGTGGGTGGCCAATCTGGAGAAGCACTGGAAGGAAGCCGTACGGGCCACCTCGCCCGGCCGGGCCAGGGTGTGGCGGCTCTACATGGCCGCCTCCGCGCTCTCCTTCGAGCACAACAAGATCGGCGTCAACCAGATCCTCGCGGTGCGTCCGCGGGAGGGCGGAGCGGCCGGTGTGCCGCTGCGGGCCCGTGACTGGACGGCGTCGGCGAACGGCTGA
- a CDS encoding ABC transporter permease, translating into MFRTALRNVLAHKARLLMTVLAVMLGVAFVSGTLVFTDTLGNAFRNQSAKSYDDVAVAVKTWAQRGDDQADGIDEATLEKIKGLDGVAGATGRVNGFAGVADTGGKLIGDGWSNTGSNFSPGAGGKDPQYAFTDGTGPVKAGQVALDKETAAKGEYRVGEPVRVATNGPVKEYSLSGIFTTEDGAVNAGGSLVLFDTEVAQRLYLRPGEFSDVTVSAAAGTSDQKLLDAVKPLIPKTAEAKTGADLADEEAKMTESGLKSLNAMLLAFAAIALFVGVFLIANTFTMLIAQRTKELALMRAVGASRRQVKRAILLEAGVVGLVASVIGFVLGVGLAVGLRSAMGMFGGKIPAGPLVVSPTAVLSAFAVGVLITVFAAWLPARRAAKIPPVAAMSSVHAVATTKSLVVRNSFGAVLTLLGSALIVAGAAQGDENGRWLLGGGAFLTLIGVIVLIPLLSRPVIALARPLLRKLFGVSGKLAAQNAVRNPRRTGATASALAIGLTLVTGISVLGVTLGQAIDKMTTDNIRADYMVSMASGDSLDETALTALRKADGVAAASPQRSVWLTVGGKGEEGVSASGVTPGDVEKVFDLKTVSGSLSSLKDGEIAVDRKTAKSHGWKTGDSVPVTFQDEKKETLKVGALYEGNEFLSPVLISETVATPHESAADIREVWLTMEGGQSDANEAAVVKALGDNPAMSVMDRQGIRDMFGGFINTALNIMYGLLAMALVIAVLGVVNTLAMSVFERQQEIGMLRAIGLDRRRVKRMIRLEAVVISLFGAVVGVALGTFIGWAIGKSLSASIPGYALVIPWDRLALFLVLAGLVGVLASLWPARSGAKLNMLTAIKTE; encoded by the coding sequence ATGTTCCGTACCGCCCTGCGCAATGTGCTCGCGCACAAGGCCAGGCTGCTGATGACCGTGCTCGCCGTCATGCTCGGCGTAGCGTTCGTCTCCGGCACCCTCGTCTTCACCGACACCCTCGGCAACGCCTTCCGCAACCAGTCCGCCAAGAGCTACGACGACGTCGCCGTCGCCGTCAAGACCTGGGCCCAGCGCGGCGACGACCAGGCCGACGGCATCGACGAGGCCACCCTCGAGAAGATCAAGGGCCTCGACGGGGTGGCCGGGGCCACCGGACGCGTCAACGGGTTCGCCGGCGTAGCCGACACCGGCGGCAAGCTCATCGGCGACGGCTGGTCCAACACCGGATCCAACTTCTCCCCCGGGGCCGGCGGCAAGGACCCCCAGTACGCGTTCACCGACGGCACGGGACCGGTGAAGGCCGGCCAGGTCGCCCTCGACAAGGAGACCGCCGCCAAGGGCGAGTACCGCGTGGGCGAGCCGGTGCGGGTCGCGACGAACGGACCGGTGAAGGAGTACTCCCTCTCCGGGATCTTCACCACCGAGGACGGCGCGGTCAACGCGGGCGGCAGCCTGGTCCTCTTCGACACCGAGGTCGCCCAGCGGCTGTACCTGCGGCCCGGCGAGTTCAGCGACGTCACCGTGTCGGCCGCGGCGGGTACGTCCGACCAGAAGCTCCTCGACGCCGTGAAGCCCCTCATCCCCAAGACCGCCGAGGCCAAGACGGGCGCGGACCTCGCGGACGAGGAGGCGAAGATGACCGAGTCCGGTCTCAAGAGCCTCAACGCGATGCTGCTCGCCTTCGCGGCCATCGCGCTCTTCGTCGGCGTGTTCCTGATCGCCAACACCTTCACCATGCTGATCGCCCAGCGCACCAAGGAACTCGCCCTGATGCGCGCCGTCGGCGCCTCCCGCAGGCAGGTCAAGCGGGCCATCCTGCTCGAAGCCGGTGTGGTCGGCCTGGTCGCCTCGGTGATCGGCTTCGTCCTCGGCGTGGGCCTCGCGGTGGGACTGCGCTCCGCGATGGGCATGTTCGGCGGGAAGATCCCGGCCGGCCCGCTGGTCGTGTCCCCCACCGCGGTCCTCTCCGCGTTCGCCGTCGGCGTGCTGATCACCGTGTTCGCCGCCTGGCTGCCCGCCCGCAGGGCCGCCAAGATCCCGCCGGTGGCGGCGATGAGCAGCGTGCACGCGGTGGCCACCACCAAGTCGCTGGTCGTACGCAACTCCTTCGGCGCCGTGCTCACCCTCCTCGGTTCCGCCCTGATCGTGGCCGGTGCCGCCCAGGGCGACGAGAACGGCCGGTGGCTCCTCGGCGGCGGCGCCTTCCTCACCCTCATCGGTGTCATCGTCCTCATCCCGCTGCTCTCCCGTCCGGTGATCGCCCTGGCGCGTCCGCTGCTGCGGAAGCTCTTCGGGGTATCCGGCAAGCTGGCGGCGCAGAACGCGGTCCGCAATCCGCGGCGTACCGGAGCCACCGCCTCCGCCCTGGCGATCGGGCTCACCCTGGTCACCGGTATCTCCGTGCTCGGTGTCACGCTCGGCCAGGCCATCGACAAGATGACCACGGACAACATCCGGGCCGACTACATGGTCTCGATGGCCAGCGGGGACTCGCTCGACGAGACGGCTCTCACCGCCCTGCGCAAGGCCGACGGCGTCGCGGCGGCCTCTCCCCAGCGGTCCGTCTGGCTCACCGTCGGCGGTAAGGGCGAGGAGGGCGTCTCGGCCTCCGGCGTCACCCCGGGCGACGTCGAGAAGGTCTTCGACCTGAAGACGGTCTCCGGGTCGCTGTCCTCGCTGAAGGACGGCGAGATCGCCGTCGACCGCAAGACCGCGAAGTCCCACGGCTGGAAGACCGGCGACAGCGTCCCCGTGACGTTCCAGGACGAGAAGAAGGAGACCCTGAAGGTCGGGGCGCTCTACGAGGGCAACGAGTTCCTCTCCCCGGTCCTGATCTCCGAGACCGTCGCCACCCCGCACGAGAGCGCCGCCGACATCCGCGAGGTGTGGCTGACCATGGAGGGCGGCCAGAGCGACGCCAACGAGGCAGCCGTGGTCAAGGCGCTCGGCGACAACCCCGCGATGAGCGTCATGGACCGCCAGGGCATCCGGGACATGTTCGGCGGGTTCATCAACACCGCGCTGAACATCATGTACGGCCTGCTGGCGATGGCCCTGGTGATCGCCGTCCTCGGTGTGGTCAACACGCTGGCCATGTCGGTCTTCGAACGCCAGCAGGAGATCGGCATGCTGCGGGCGATCGGCCTGGACCGGCGCAGGGTCAAGCGCATGATCCGCCTGGAGGCCGTCGTCATCTCGCTCTTCGGAGCGGTGGTCGGAGTCGCCCTCGGTACGTTCATCGGCTGGGCGATCGGCAAGAGCCTGTCCGCCTCCATCCCCGGCTACGCCCTGGTCATCCCCTGGGACCGGCTCGCGCTCTTCCTGGTGCTGGCAGGACTCGTGGGTGTGCTGGCCTCGCTGTGGCCGGCCCGTTCCGGCGCGAAGCTGAACATGCTGACCGCGATCAAGACGGAGTAG
- a CDS encoding ABC transporter ATP-binding protein, with protein sequence MTTTTVHRTTAVAARATELSKVYGQGETQVVALDRVTVDFPQGEFTAIMGPSGSGKSTLMHCVAGLDSFSSGSVRIGETELGTLKDKQLTQLRRDKIGFIFQAFNLLPTLTALENITLPMDIAGRKPDAAWLQKVIDMVGLSERLKHRPTELSGGQQQRVAVARALASQPEIIFGDEPTGNLDSRSGAEVLGFLRNSVRELGQTVVMVTHDPVAASYADRVVFLADGAVVDQMMNPTADGVLDRMKAFDAKGRTS encoded by the coding sequence GTGACCACCACCACCGTTCACCGCACCACCGCGGTCGCCGCCCGCGCCACGGAGCTGTCGAAGGTCTACGGCCAGGGTGAGACCCAGGTCGTCGCCCTCGACCGGGTGACCGTGGACTTCCCGCAGGGCGAATTCACCGCGATCATGGGCCCGTCGGGCTCCGGCAAGTCCACGCTGATGCACTGCGTGGCCGGTCTCGACAGCTTCAGCAGCGGCTCCGTGCGCATCGGCGAGACCGAGCTGGGGACACTGAAGGACAAGCAGCTCACCCAGCTGCGCCGGGACAAGATCGGCTTCATCTTCCAGGCCTTCAACCTGCTCCCCACGCTGACCGCGCTGGAGAACATCACCCTGCCGATGGACATCGCGGGCCGTAAGCCGGACGCCGCCTGGCTGCAGAAGGTCATCGACATGGTGGGCCTCTCGGAGCGGCTGAAGCACCGTCCCACGGAGCTCTCCGGCGGCCAGCAGCAGCGCGTGGCGGTGGCACGCGCCCTGGCCTCGCAGCCGGAGATCATCTTCGGTGACGAGCCGACCGGCAACCTCGACTCCCGCTCCGGCGCCGAGGTCCTCGGTTTCCTGCGCAACTCGGTGCGCGAGCTCGGCCAGACCGTGGTGATGGTGACCCACGACCCGGTGGCCGCCTCCTACGCGGACCGCGTGGTCTTCCTCGCGGACGGCGCGGTCGTCGACCAGATGATGAACCCCACCGCCGACGGGGTCCTCGACCGGATGAAGGCGTTCGACGCGAAGGGCCGCACCAGCTGA
- a CDS encoding Bax inhibitor-1/YccA family protein codes for MRSSNPVFSRRGFSRDNGYAGFNAAPQAGAAAAGANPYAQGTANPYATNPYAQQDTQYGAPQAPARSGAMTIDDVVTRTAMTLGTVVLTAALSWALLPVDEANLGKSYGIAIGAALVAFVFAMIQSFKRKASPAIILAYAAFEGVFLGVISSAVSTYIGPGTVMQAVMGTMCVFAGVLIAYKMRWIRVTRRFYGFVMAAAMGFVLLMMVNLLFSVFGGGDGLGFRSGGLGILFGVIGIILGACFLALDFKQVEDGVNFGAPREESWLAAFGLTMTLVWIYLEMLRLLSILNGDD; via the coding sequence ATGAGGAGCAGCAACCCGGTCTTCTCGCGACGGGGGTTCAGCCGCGACAACGGCTACGCGGGCTTCAACGCGGCGCCGCAGGCCGGGGCCGCCGCAGCGGGTGCCAACCCGTACGCGCAGGGCACCGCCAACCCGTACGCCACGAACCCCTACGCCCAGCAGGACACCCAGTACGGCGCCCCGCAGGCGCCCGCGCGCTCCGGCGCGATGACGATCGACGACGTCGTCACGCGTACGGCCATGACGCTGGGCACCGTGGTGCTCACCGCCGCGCTCTCCTGGGCCCTGCTGCCGGTCGACGAGGCCAACCTCGGCAAGTCCTACGGCATCGCCATCGGCGCGGCCCTGGTGGCCTTCGTCTTCGCGATGATCCAGTCGTTCAAGCGCAAGGCGTCGCCGGCGATCATCCTCGCGTACGCGGCCTTCGAGGGTGTCTTCCTCGGAGTGATCTCCAGCGCGGTCAGCACCTACATCGGCCCCGGCACGGTGATGCAGGCGGTGATGGGCACCATGTGTGTCTTCGCCGGCGTCCTCATCGCGTACAAGATGCGCTGGATCCGCGTCACGCGCCGTTTCTACGGCTTCGTGATGGCCGCTGCCATGGGCTTCGTGCTCCTGATGATGGTCAACCTGCTGTTCTCCGTGTTCGGCGGCGGTGACGGCCTGGGCTTCCGCAGCGGCGGCCTCGGCATCCTCTTCGGAGTCATCGGCATCATCCTCGGTGCGTGCTTCCTGGCGCTGGACTTCAAGCAGGTCGAGGACGGCGTCAACTTCGGCGCACCGCGCGAGGAGTCCTGGCTGGCGGCCTTCGGCCTCACCATGACCCTGGTGTGGATCTACCTGGAGATGCTGCGTCTGCTCTCCATCCTCAACGGGGACGACTGA
- a CDS encoding DUF4287 domain-containing protein, with the protein MSQVFSEETHRNLLSRIPRCTGRDIADWLRTVDEGPSLFRFEEKVSWLRSEHDLTYGHAKAIIHEYDLRRAARKLL; encoded by the coding sequence ATGTCTCAAGTCTTCTCCGAAGAAACCCATCGCAACCTGCTCTCCCGGATCCCCCGTTGCACCGGCCGCGACATCGCGGACTGGCTCCGCACCGTCGACGAGGGGCCCTCCCTCTTCCGGTTCGAGGAGAAGGTCAGCTGGCTGCGGAGCGAGCACGACCTCACCTACGGCCACGCCAAAGCGATCATCCACGAGTACGACCTGAGAAGGGCCGCACGAAAGCTCCTCTGA
- a CDS encoding acetyl-CoA C-acetyltransferase, which produces MPEAVIVSAARSPIGRAFKGSLKDVRADDLTATIIQTALAKVPELDPRDIDDLMLGCGLPGGEQGNNLGRVIAVQMGMDHLPGCTVTRYCSSSLQTSRMALHAIKAGEGDVFISAGVEMVSRFAKGNSDSLPDTHNPLFAEAEARTAARAEQEGTSWTDPREEGLVPDAYIAMGQTAENLARIKGVTRQDMDEFGVRSQNLAEEAIKNGFWEREITAVTTPDGTVVSKDDGPRAGVTLEGVQGLKPVFRPDGLVTAANCCPLNDGAAALVIMSDTKARELGLTPLARIVSTGVSGLSPEIMGYGPVEASKQALKRAGLTVDDIDLAEINEAFAAQVIPSYRDLGLPLDKVNVNGGAIAVGHPFGMTGARITGTLINSLQFHDKQFGLETMCVGGGQGMAMVIERLS; this is translated from the coding sequence ATGCCCGAAGCTGTGATCGTCTCTGCTGCCCGTTCGCCCATCGGCCGGGCCTTCAAGGGGTCCCTCAAGGATGTGCGTGCGGACGACCTGACCGCGACCATCATCCAGACCGCACTGGCCAAGGTCCCCGAGCTGGACCCGAGGGACATCGACGATCTGATGCTCGGCTGCGGCCTTCCCGGCGGCGAGCAGGGCAACAACCTGGGCCGCGTCATCGCCGTGCAGATGGGGATGGACCACCTCCCCGGCTGCACGGTCACCCGCTACTGTTCGTCCTCGCTCCAGACCAGCCGCATGGCGCTGCACGCCATCAAGGCCGGCGAGGGCGACGTCTTCATCTCCGCCGGCGTCGAGATGGTGTCCCGCTTCGCGAAGGGGAACTCCGACAGCCTGCCGGACACGCACAACCCGCTCTTCGCCGAGGCCGAGGCCCGCACCGCGGCCCGCGCCGAGCAGGAGGGCACGAGCTGGACCGACCCGCGCGAGGAGGGTCTCGTCCCGGACGCCTACATCGCCATGGGGCAGACCGCCGAGAACCTGGCCCGGATCAAGGGCGTCACCCGCCAGGACATGGACGAGTTCGGCGTGCGGTCGCAGAACCTCGCCGAGGAAGCCATCAAGAACGGTTTCTGGGAGCGCGAGATCACCGCGGTCACCACGCCGGACGGCACGGTCGTCTCGAAGGACGACGGCCCCCGCGCGGGCGTCACCCTGGAGGGCGTGCAGGGCCTGAAGCCGGTGTTCCGCCCCGACGGCCTCGTCACCGCGGCCAACTGCTGCCCGCTCAACGACGGTGCCGCCGCGCTCGTCATCATGTCGGACACCAAGGCGCGCGAGCTGGGCCTGACCCCGCTGGCCCGCATCGTCTCGACCGGCGTCTCCGGCCTCTCGCCCGAGATCATGGGCTACGGACCGGTCGAGGCCAGCAAGCAGGCACTCAAGCGCGCGGGGCTCACCGTCGACGACATCGACCTGGCCGAGATCAACGAGGCGTTCGCCGCCCAGGTCATCCCGTCCTACCGTGACCTGGGCCTGCCGCTGGACAAGGTCAACGTCAACGGTGGCGCGATCGCCGTCGGCCACCCCTTCGGCATGACCGGTGCCCGCATCACCGGCACGCTGATCAACAGCCTGCAGTTCCACGACAAGCAGTTCGGCCTGGAGACGATGTGCGTGGGCGGCGGCCAGGGCATGGCCATGGTCATCGAGCGGCTGAGCTGA
- a CDS encoding SGNH/GDSL hydrolase family protein produces the protein MARRIAAGAAYGGGSVGLIGAATVGLVLAEVQLAKRQVGGGKAPVPPSADGRYGVAFAGPTDPLRFVMLGDSTAAGQGVRRAGQTPGALLASGLAAVAERPVDLRNVALPGARSDDLERQVSLVLADPSGVPDVCAIMIGANDVTHRMPATQSVRCLSTAVRRLRTAGAEVVVGTCPDLGTIEPVYQPLRWLARRVSRQLAAAQTIGAVEQGGRTVSLGDLLGPEFEANPRELFGPDNYHPSAEGYATASMAMLPTLCASLGLWPDSDRLDGSRREGILPVAKAASRAAREAGTEVTAVRAPWALLKHRRRRRLPAHTEPVPHEDTDAEGGKDAGGGPASWLGPGAAWRWVDRGHLHRGNNTGD, from the coding sequence GTGGCACGGCGGATCGCAGCGGGTGCGGCCTACGGGGGCGGCAGCGTCGGGCTGATCGGCGCCGCGACGGTGGGCCTGGTGCTGGCCGAGGTCCAACTGGCGAAACGGCAGGTGGGCGGGGGAAAGGCGCCTGTACCGCCGAGCGCGGACGGACGGTACGGGGTGGCGTTCGCCGGACCCACCGATCCCTTGCGTTTCGTCATGCTGGGCGACTCGACGGCAGCCGGCCAGGGGGTGCGCAGAGCGGGCCAGACACCGGGGGCGCTGTTGGCTTCCGGACTCGCGGCGGTGGCCGAACGGCCGGTGGATCTTCGTAACGTGGCCCTGCCGGGTGCCCGGTCGGACGACCTGGAGCGCCAGGTGTCCCTGGTCCTGGCGGATCCGTCGGGGGTACCGGACGTCTGCGCGATCATGATCGGCGCGAACGACGTGACCCACCGGATGCCGGCGACGCAGTCGGTGCGCTGTCTGAGCACGGCGGTGCGGAGGCTGCGTACGGCCGGCGCGGAAGTGGTGGTGGGCACCTGCCCCGACCTGGGCACGATCGAGCCGGTCTACCAGCCCCTGCGGTGGCTGGCCCGGCGGGTGAGCCGACAGCTCGCGGCGGCCCAGACGATCGGCGCGGTGGAACAGGGCGGGCGGACGGTCTCGCTGGGCGACCTGCTCGGCCCGGAGTTCGAGGCGAACCCGCGGGAGCTCTTCGGCCCCGACAACTACCACCCCTCGGCCGAGGGGTACGCCACCGCCTCGATGGCGATGCTGCCGACCCTGTGCGCGTCCCTCGGCCTGTGGCCGGACTCCGATCGCCTGGACGGCTCGCGCCGGGAAGGCATTCTGCCGGTCGCCAAGGCGGCCTCCCGTGCCGCACGCGAAGCCGGCACGGAGGTGACGGCGGTGCGCGCACCCTGGGCCCTGCTCAAGCACCGCAGGCGCCGGCGTCTGCCGGCTCACACGGAGCCGGTGCCGCACGAGGACACGGACGCGGAAGGCGGGAAGGACGCGGGCGGCGGGCCGGCATCCTGGCTCGGGCCGGGGGCGGCCTGGCGGTGGGTGGATCGCGGACACCTCCATCGAGGGAACAACACGGGCGACTGA
- a CDS encoding cystathionine beta-synthase codes for MQFHDSMISLVGNTPLVRLRNVSAGIQATVLAKVEYFNPGGSVKDRIALRMIEAAEQSGELEPGGTIVEPTSGNTGVGLAIVAQQKGYKCIFVCPDKVSTDKINVLRAYGAEVVVCPTAVDPDHPDSYYNVSDRLVRETPGAWKPDQYSNPNNPRSHYETTGPELWEQTEGRITHFVAGVGTGGTISGTGRYLKEISDNRVQVIGADPEGSVYSGGSGRPYLVEGVGEDFWPSAYDRTVTDEIVAVSDKDSFQMTRRLAKEEGLLVGGSCGMAVVAALEVAKRLGPDDVVVVLLPDSGRGYMSKIFNDEWMADYGFLEDTGPSARVGAVLDFKEGPLPSLVHMHPEETVGEAIDVLREYGVSQMPIVKPGAGHPDVMAAEVIGSVVERELLDALFAQRATLSDPLEKHMSAPLPQVGSGEPVEDLMAVLSGTNGADAAIVLVEGKPTGVVSRQDLLAFLAKGSAPKQ; via the coding sequence GTGCAATTCCACGATTCGATGATCAGTCTTGTCGGCAACACCCCGCTCGTCAGGCTGCGCAATGTGTCGGCAGGCATTCAGGCGACGGTCCTTGCCAAGGTCGAGTACTTCAACCCCGGCGGGTCGGTGAAGGACCGCATCGCGCTGCGCATGATCGAGGCCGCCGAGCAGAGTGGCGAGCTGGAGCCCGGCGGCACGATCGTCGAGCCCACCAGTGGCAACACCGGTGTGGGCCTCGCGATCGTCGCCCAGCAGAAGGGCTACAAGTGCATCTTCGTCTGCCCGGACAAGGTGTCCACGGACAAGATCAACGTCCTGCGCGCGTACGGCGCGGAGGTCGTGGTCTGCCCGACGGCCGTCGACCCCGATCACCCGGACTCGTACTACAACGTCTCGGACCGTCTGGTCCGCGAGACGCCGGGAGCATGGAAGCCCGACCAGTACTCCAACCCCAACAACCCGCGCTCGCACTACGAGACCACGGGCCCGGAGCTCTGGGAGCAGACGGAGGGGAGGATCACCCACTTCGTCGCGGGCGTCGGCACGGGCGGCACGATCAGTGGCACCGGCCGCTATCTCAAGGAGATCAGCGATAACCGCGTGCAGGTCATCGGCGCCGACCCGGAGGGCTCCGTCTACTCCGGCGGTTCGGGACGGCCCTACCTCGTGGAGGGCGTCGGCGAGGACTTCTGGCCGAGCGCCTACGACCGCACGGTCACGGACGAGATCGTCGCGGTCTCCGACAAGGACTCCTTCCAGATGACGCGGCGCCTCGCCAAGGAGGAGGGCCTCCTCGTCGGCGGCTCCTGCGGCATGGCGGTCGTGGCGGCACTGGAGGTCGCGAAGCGCCTCGGCCCCGACGACGTGGTGGTCGTCCTGCTGCCGGACAGCGGCCGCGGCTACATGAGCAAGATCTTCAACGACGAATGGATGGCCGACTACGGCTTCCTCGAGGACACCGGCCCGTCAGCCAGGGTCGGCGCCGTCCTCGACTTCAAGGAGGGGCCCCTCCCCTCGCTCGTCCACATGCACCCCGAGGAGACGGTCGGCGAGGCGATCGACGTGCTCCGGGAGTACGGTGTCTCGCAGATGCCGATCGTGAAGCCGGGCGCCGGCCACCCCGACGTCATGGCCGCCGAGGTCATCGGCTCCGTGGTGGAGCGGGAGCTCCTGGACGCGCTGTTCGCCCAGCGGGCCACGCTCTCCGACCCGCTGGAGAAGCACATGTCGGCCCCGCTGCCGCAGGTCGGCTCGGGAGAGCCGGTCGAGGACCTGATGGCCGTGCTCAGCGGTACGAACGGCGCCGACGCGGCCATCGTCCTCGTCGAGGGCAAGCCGACGGGCGTCGTGAGCAGGCAGGACCTGCTGGCCTTCCTGGCGAAGGGCTCGGCCCCGAAGCAGTGA